The following proteins are encoded in a genomic region of Necator americanus strain Aroian chromosome II, whole genome shotgun sequence:
- a CDS encoding hypothetical protein (NECATOR_CHRII.G5232.T2), translating to MGFIPRDADTTTLTKDSNLRSGSRYGVDEYTVDVCDLRPSSKSDLWLETKRLSNTLALNYERALWCSASPARAMGRERRKKLIEIPGLPEPWLAYMHLVKKKVFYYNPDANKSVWDLPSDVKKKSEVDLDAVEEEILKKLFTEDNDSLEMMDCTEWEEPAGSPKDPGEAMEIDFTEDLRQVRGSDYDKETLPLHSQSHQPFTTIYGTSRSCVVFDTCALIDDPNLIRDCISKDILVVIPYRVFYELDKMKKLTSTSESAAELRRIATRIIHILRDVRGSPLIYWESSAESFSSVDGFTTSSEEDVNDDFILKCAFRIKALLDARSDGWETVFLTNDQLLSLKAHASRIPCYNVKETKAILARAPIPVIEKVEEQAEFHPTVQDKPSTSTSKSPLRIGVKKPEKVLKRKIQREINYDPLRSPLCISKTDKKKNIEKLRRPHRDQEPNTGTKDPLKRFEEMWKPLVKVLEKKVEGSSVKHKRDVSRLRESASKFIESQDDKNLLLLVQMTWWLYYYYYPLERNEKQKDNYKDIMKDGLLKELTNPSARSQKMMNKLRKFSKDFESVYG from the exons ATGGGATTCATTCCAAGGGATGCCGATACTACGACGTTG ACAAAAGATAGCAATCTCCGTTCTGGTTCCCGTTATGGTGTTGATGAATATACAGTTGATGTTTGCGATCTGAGGCCTTCGTCCAAGTCCGACCTTTGGTTGGAGACCAAACGCCTAAGTAACACGCTGGCACTCAACTACGAGC GAGCGCTTTGGTGTTCTGCTA GTCCAGCACGTGCTATGGGACgtgagcgaagaaaaaaactcattgaAATTCCTGGTTTACCAGAACCATGGTTGGCTTACATGCATCTCGTAAAGAAGAAGGTTTTCTATTACAATCCAGATGCAAATAAGTCTGTATGGGACCTACCTTCAGACGTCAAGAAAAAGTCCGAAGTAG ATCTGGATGCGGTAGAGGAGGAGATACTTAAAAAGCTCTTCACTGAGGACAACGATAG tCTCGAAATGATGGATTGTACGGAATGGGAGGAGCCTGCCGGGTCACCAAAAGATCCCGGTGAAGCGATGGAAATCGATTTCACCGAGGATCTTCGTCAAGTACGAGGTTCTGACTACGACAAAGAAACGCTTCCTTTG CATTCTCAAAGTCATCAGCCATTCACTACCATCTATGGTACGAGTCGAAGCTGCGTGGTTTTTGACACTTGCGCGCTTATTGATGATCCTAATTTGATTCGCGACTGTATCTCCA AAGATATCTTGGTGGTAATTCCCTACCGTGTCTTCTACGAATtggacaaaatgaaaaaacttaCCTCAACGTCAGAATCAGCGGCAGAATTACGGCGG ATAGCAACTCGAATAATTCACATCTTACGGGACGTCCGTGGGTCTCCGTTGATATACTGGGAGAGCTCCGCAGAG TCGTTCTCCTCAGTCGATGGGTTTACAACAAGCTCCGAAGAAGATGTGAATGATGACTTCATTTTAAAATGTGCCTTCCGGATTAAAGCGTTGT TAGATGCAAGAAGTGATGGTTGGGAGACTGTTTTCCTCACCAACGATCAGCTTCTGTCTCTGAAAGCACATGCAAGCCGAATTCCGTGTTATAACGTGAAG gaAACGAAGGCGATATTGGCGAGAGCCCCTATACCGGTGAtcgaaaaagtggaagaacAAGCAGAATTCCATCCCACAGTTCAGGATAA GCCGTCAACGTCGACTTCAAAATCTCCCTTGcgaattggcgtaaaaaaaccagaaaaagtaCTCAAGCGGAAGATACAAAGGGAGATCAATTATGACCCTTTACGAAGCCCACTCTGTATTTCTAAAacggataaaaagaaaaacattgagaaGCTTAGACGCCCACATAGGGACCAAGAACCGAATACCGGTACTAAAGATCCGTTGAAACGTTTTGAAGAGATGTGGAAGCCTCTTGTAAAAgttttggagaaaaa AGTCGAGGGAAGTTCTGTAAAACACAAGAGGGATGTTAGCCGGTTACGAGAAAGTGCTTCAAA GTTTATTGAAAGTCAGGACGACAAAAATCTTCTGTTGCTAGTTCAGATGACATGGTGGctttactactactattatccTCTTGAGCGGAATGAAAAACAGAAGGATAACTACAAG GATATTATGAAAGACGGCTTGCTCAAAGAACTAACAAACCCATCGGCTAGGTCGCAAAAGATGATGAATAAATTGCGGAAATTTAGCAAAGATTTCGAGTCCGTCTACGGgtga
- a CDS encoding hypothetical protein (NECATOR_CHRII.G5232.T1) produces MRGKEKRPARAMGRERRKKLIEIPGLPEPWLAYMHLVKKKVFYYNPDANKSVWDLPSDVKKKSEVDLDAVEEEILKKLFTEDNDSLEMMDCTEWEEPAGSPKDPGEAMEIDFTEDLRQVRGSDYDKETLPLHSQSHQPFTTIYGTSRSCVVFDTCALIDDPNLIRDCISKDILVVIPYRVFYELDKMKKLTSTSESAAELRRIATRIIHILRDVRGSPLIYWESSAESFSSVDGFTTSSEEDVNDDFILKCAFRIKALLDARSDGWETVFLTNDQLLSLKAHASRIPCYNVKETKAILARAPIPVIEKVEEQAEFHPTVQDKPSTSTSKSPLRIGVKKPEKVLKRKIQREINYDPLRSPLCISKTDKKKNIEKLRRPHRDQEPNTGTKDPLKRFEEMWKPLVKVLEKKVEGSSVKHKRDVSRLRESASKFIESQDDKNLLLLVQMTWWLYYYYYPLERNEKQKDNYKDIMKDGLLKELTNPSARSQKMMNKLRKFSKDFESVYG; encoded by the exons ATGAGAGGAAAAGAGAAGC GTCCAGCACGTGCTATGGGACgtgagcgaagaaaaaaactcattgaAATTCCTGGTTTACCAGAACCATGGTTGGCTTACATGCATCTCGTAAAGAAGAAGGTTTTCTATTACAATCCAGATGCAAATAAGTCTGTATGGGACCTACCTTCAGACGTCAAGAAAAAGTCCGAAGTAG ATCTGGATGCGGTAGAGGAGGAGATACTTAAAAAGCTCTTCACTGAGGACAACGATAG tCTCGAAATGATGGATTGTACGGAATGGGAGGAGCCTGCCGGGTCACCAAAAGATCCCGGTGAAGCGATGGAAATCGATTTCACCGAGGATCTTCGTCAAGTACGAGGTTCTGACTACGACAAAGAAACGCTTCCTTTG CATTCTCAAAGTCATCAGCCATTCACTACCATCTATGGTACGAGTCGAAGCTGCGTGGTTTTTGACACTTGCGCGCTTATTGATGATCCTAATTTGATTCGCGACTGTATCTCCA AAGATATCTTGGTGGTAATTCCCTACCGTGTCTTCTACGAATtggacaaaatgaaaaaacttaCCTCAACGTCAGAATCAGCGGCAGAATTACGGCGG ATAGCAACTCGAATAATTCACATCTTACGGGACGTCCGTGGGTCTCCGTTGATATACTGGGAGAGCTCCGCAGAG TCGTTCTCCTCAGTCGATGGGTTTACAACAAGCTCCGAAGAAGATGTGAATGATGACTTCATTTTAAAATGTGCCTTCCGGATTAAAGCGTTGT TAGATGCAAGAAGTGATGGTTGGGAGACTGTTTTCCTCACCAACGATCAGCTTCTGTCTCTGAAAGCACATGCAAGCCGAATTCCGTGTTATAACGTGAAG gaAACGAAGGCGATATTGGCGAGAGCCCCTATACCGGTGAtcgaaaaagtggaagaacAAGCAGAATTCCATCCCACAGTTCAGGATAA GCCGTCAACGTCGACTTCAAAATCTCCCTTGcgaattggcgtaaaaaaaccagaaaaagtaCTCAAGCGGAAGATACAAAGGGAGATCAATTATGACCCTTTACGAAGCCCACTCTGTATTTCTAAAacggataaaaagaaaaacattgagaaGCTTAGACGCCCACATAGGGACCAAGAACCGAATACCGGTACTAAAGATCCGTTGAAACGTTTTGAAGAGATGTGGAAGCCTCTTGTAAAAgttttggagaaaaa AGTCGAGGGAAGTTCTGTAAAACACAAGAGGGATGTTAGCCGGTTACGAGAAAGTGCTTCAAA GTTTATTGAAAGTCAGGACGACAAAAATCTTCTGTTGCTAGTTCAGATGACATGGTGGctttactactactattatccTCTTGAGCGGAATGAAAAACAGAAGGATAACTACAAG GATATTATGAAAGACGGCTTGCTCAAAGAACTAACAAACCCATCGGCTAGGTCGCAAAAGATGATGAATAAATTGCGGAAATTTAGCAAAGATTTCGAGTCCGTCTACGGgtga
- a CDS encoding hypothetical protein (NECATOR_CHRII.G5233.T1), whose product MAEYSTHIRHVLLYEFESGHPAAEAHRNLSQVLGTDAPSKRYVRACFQRFKAGNKKLEAESRFGRPTAISFDKLKNLAEQHPYEGIHCCQSWLFAVHRERWTAISQNGEKARSMALTCIERRQPPKTPGHLHSAASRSRRFDWLDTIVTLDEKWVLYVNHTLKRAWCAGGEITDPFVKGEIHEKKVMLSVWWGVHGIYRFELLPDNTTVTAEVYCAQLQRLADKIRKEHPKLDNVRLLHDNARPHIAKKTSQKILELGWEVLLHPTVQPGSSPERLTSLPIASASPGREALR is encoded by the coding sequence atggctgaatattccacccatattcgacacgtactcctttacgagttcgaatctggccaccccgctgctgaagcccatcgaaacttaagtcaagtattagGCACTGATGCCCCTTCAAAGCGGTATGTGCGCGCCTgtttccagcgcttcaaagccggaaacaagaaactcgaagctGAGTCTCGCtttggtcgaccgactgcaatatcgttcgacaaactgaagaatctggcggagcagcatccatatgaaggcatccattgctgccagtcttggctgttcgctgtccaccgtgagagatggactgcgatctctcagaatggtgaaaaagctcggtcaatGGCTctcacatgcattgagcgacggcaacccccaaagacgcctggacatctgcactcagctgcatCTAGAAGCCGaagattcgactggctggacaccattgttactctagatgaaaaatgggtcctctacgtcaaccatACCCTcaaacgtgcgtggtgcgctggcggTGAAATcacggatcctttcgtgaaaggtgaaatccatgaaaagaaggtcatgctgagcgtctggtggggagttcatggaatctaccgtttcgaactgctgccagACAACACAACAGTTACTGCCGaagtctactgcgctcaactgcaaagactggccgacaagatccgcaaggagcacccgaagctcgacaacgttcgcctgctgcacgataacgcgcgccctcacatcgcgaagaagacttcccagaaaattctggagctcggatgggaagttctattGCAccccaccgtacagcccggatCTAGCCCCGAGCGACTAACatctcttccgatcgcttcagcatcacctggaagagaagcgctgcgatga
- a CDS encoding hypothetical protein (NECATOR_CHRII.G5234.T1): MVLALKTKGTQEVADGVEAEKRGCSIVITGLAELGADRSLMERQRNLEEKVANVLDPFEVDCLPEVAYRLGKFNGNNQRLVKVVLPSRSHWAKALSRAHFVRRTSLSNMFVRKSMTAAERKRDYELRHKARLRNKLSSTHGGEGG, translated from the coding sequence ATGGTTCTTGCCTTGAAAACAAAAGGCACACAAGAAGTGGCTGATGGAGTTGAAGCTGAAAAGAGGGGCTGCAGTATTGTGATCACTGGCTTAGCTGAATTGGGGGCTGATAGATCCTTGATGGAAAGACAGAGGAACCTCGAAGAAAAAGTGGCCAATGTCCTTGATCCGTTTGAAGTTGACTGCCTGCCCGAAGTAGCTTACAGGTTGGGAAAGTTCAACGGTAACAACCAACGTCTTGTTAAAGTTGTACTCCCTTCTCGTTCCCACTGGGCAAAGGCTCTGTCAAGAGCGCACTTCGTACGCCGCACAAGCCTTTCGAACATGTTTGTACGTAAAAGTATGACCGCGGCAGAACGAAAACGGGATTATGAGTTAAGGCACAAGGCTCGTCTAAGAAATAAACTGTCGTCTACGCATGGGGGGGAGGGTGGTTAA